Genomic window (Salvelinus fontinalis isolate EN_2023a chromosome 3, ASM2944872v1, whole genome shotgun sequence):
caagatacagtgcattcggaaagtattcagacccctggacttctacattttgttacattacagccttattctaaaattgattaaattgttttttctcctcatcaatctactcacactaccccacaatgacaaagcaaaaacaggtttttagaaattcttgcaAATTTCTTacaaataaaactgaaatattacatttacataagtattcagaccctttactgagtactttgttgaagcatctttggcaacgattacagcctcgtcttcttgggtatgacgctacaagcttggcacacctgtatttagggagtttctcacattcttctcaagctctgtcaggttggatggggagcgtcgctgcacagctattttcaggtctctccaaagatgtttgatcgggttcaagtccgggctctgtctgggccactcaaggacattcagagacttgtccccaagGCTCTCCTGGTTGTCTCGCCTGTgggcttaggatcgttgtcctgttggaaggggaaccttcgccccagtctgaggtcctgagtgctctggagcaggttttcatcaaggatcgctctgtactttcCTCCAGTCATCTTTCCCTCGgtcatgactagtctcccagtccctgccgctgaaaaacatccccaccgcatgatgcagccaccaccatgcttcaccgtagggatggttccaggtttcctccagacttgacacttggcattcaggccaaagagttcaatcttggtttcatcagaccagataatctttttctcatggtcagagtccttcaggtgccttttggcaaactccaagtgggcagtcatgtgcattttactgaagattggcttccgtctggccactctaccaacgcctgattggtggagtactgcagagatggttgtccttctggaaggttctcccatctccatagaggaactctgtcagcgtgaccattgggttcttggttccaaacttcttacatttaataatgatggaggaggctactgtgttcttggggaccttcaatgctgcagatccccagatctgtgcctcgacacaatcctgtctcggagctctacggacaactccttctacctcatggcttggtttttgctctgacatgcactgtcaactattcCAAATCAcacacaggtgtgcctttccaaatcatgtccaatcaattgaatttacaacatgtggactccaagatgtagaaacatcttaaggatgatcaatggaaacaggatgcacctgcactcaatttcgagtcttatagccAGTGGCGTAAAGTACTTTTCAAGTATttctacttaagtcgttttttgggggtatctttactttgatatttttgactacttttacttcactacattcctaaagaaaatgttaTTTTTACTTCCTAcagtttccctgacacccaaaagtactcgttatattttgaatgcttagcaggacaggaaaatattccaattcacacatttatcaagagaacacgtggtcatccctactgcctctgatctggcagactcactaaacacaaatgcacaaATTAGCCAAGGCCCCTGGCACTCAGATATAtctgtacattttaaaaacaagaaaatggtgccgtctgctttgcttaatataaggaatttgaaatgattgatACTTAAACTtaattgataaaatatacttacttttgatactgaagtaagtttagtcctatatcaacataacctgaaaggccgctcaacaaggaagaagccactgctccaaaacgccctaaaaaagccagactacggtttggatTTTTTACATGGGGAcaaaatcgtactttttggagaaatgtcctctggtctgatgaaacaaaaatagaactgtttggccataatgaccattgttatgtttggaggaaaaggggggaggcttgcaagctgaagaacaccatcccaactgtgaagcgtgggggtgctttgctgcaggagggactggtgcacttcacaaaacagatggcatcaggaggatggaaaattatgtggatatattgaagcaacatctcaagacatcagtcaggaagttaaagcttggtcacaaatgggtcttccaaatggacaatgaccccaagcatacttccaaagttgtggtaaaatggcttaaggacaacaaagtcaaggtattggagtcgccatcacaaagccctgacctcaatcctatagaaaatctgtgggcagagcGGAAAAAGCGTGTGCTAGCAAGGAAGCCTACGaacctcagttacaccagctctgtcaggaggaatgggccaaaattcacccaacttattgtgggaagcttgtggaaggctacccaagttaaacaattgaaaggcaatgctaccaaatactaattgagtgtatgtgaacttctgacccacagggaatgtgatgaaagaaataattctctctactattattctgacatttcacgttcataaaataaagtggtgatcctaactgacctaagacaggggatttttgctaggattaaatgtcaggaattgtgaatgagtttaaatgtatttggctaaggtgtatgtaaacttcaactgtacatctgtAAAAATGAGTTTAggaactaaagctttggttgtcttcctctcagacttccatgtcttctccctgtccctcctcaatgtccacctcttgaacatcagactctgagggcTCATCtttactgtcactttccaactttgttgaggatggctcgttgtcaggctcaaaaagcctcaaatttgcccggatggccactaATTTTTCAACCcctgtattggtcagcctgttgcgtgctttagtgttgtgtgtgtgtgtgttcccaaacaaggaccagttgtgctctgaggtggctgatgttggtgggatttggaggatgatggaggcaacaggggaaagagcctcagatccccAAAGTCTCTTCTGCCAGGTGGCTAATGAAATATGTTGGCACAACtaccatattgcatctccatcccaaagcccttgcatggaagtgtactttgccagactgccaagaaccttgccctcatccaggccaaggtggcgagacacgatagtgatgacaccataggccttgttgatctctgcaccagacaggatgctcttgccaacGTACtttgggtccaacatgtacgctgcggcgtgtatgggcttcagactgaagtcttcacactttttgatgtatttcagaattgcagtttcctctgcttggagcaacagtgaagtgggaagggcagtacggatttcttctcttacatctgtaAGCAgtgtctgaacatcagacaggatggcattgtctccctcagtctgtgcaatggctactgctataggtttttGGTTGCTTACCACTccctcccaaaatacatcatccaggaggatcctcttgatggggctgtccatattggcagactgtgatatggccatttcttggagagactccttcccctccacgagactgtcaaacatgacgacaacaccaccccaacgggtgttgccgggcagcttcaatgtggtgctcttattcttctcactttgcttggtgaggtagattgctgctataacttgatgacccttcacatacctaaccatttccttgcctcgcttgtagagtgtatccattgttttcagtgccatgatgtccttgaggagcagattcagtGCATGAGCAGCACTGCCAATGGGTGtaatgtgagggtaggactccaccacgttagaccaagcagccttcatattcacagcattgtctgtcaccagtgcaaatactttCTGTGGTCCAAcacatgatttggcacagtatttgcaaatgtacacagcttttccttctacattggCTGCAGTGAAAATtatccacacatcagatagtgcccatgGCATTTTTGTGTAAAGATTAGAAAATAAttagtaaaaaaaacaaatacaattccatgtacagataaatagttaagcagttagattaaataactcattttgtaagataaatgttttaaaattaaacatgtatggaaacaggtgaattaacactcctcagttagcaggctcaagcaagctaaaacccacatggtagaaaAAACTAACTAGTCGAAATTAACAAGTtataaatgatttaaacacactttgctgtaggctactatttactagtaaACAGAAAATCATgcatgtcatattaaatatattcaccccacccagtattgtaatcaaaacatactagaaagcatgtagtccttggctcagacagtgtagtagtgtgggctcaatagcatctcattagtgtgcaagatcttgagaatcagctacacatgtgatggaagaatgcactgtgcatgcagagggttgtaattccattgaattggggataggttaaccaaaatatgccacaatacctagaattgccttgtgtatcccacaaaaaaaggttcactgttataagcaaacttttaaaaaaaaagaagaagaattttagcaaaattcccaggcttaacttcccatggaacatttctgggaattTTACCAGAAAGTTTTCGACCCTTTGCAACTCtagcaggggtacaggttagtcgaggtaatttgtacatgtaggtaggggtaaagtgactatgcatagataataaacagcgagtagcagcagtgtaaaaacaaggggGGTGGAGTGTCAATGgtaatagtccgggtggccatttgataaattgtttagcagtcttatgtcttgagggtagaagctgttaaggagccttttggacctagacttggcgctccgatacTGCTTTCCGTGTGGTAgcacagagaacagtctatgacttggatgactagagtctttgacaattttttggggccttTTCTCTGACACAGAAtactgaatatttatgtaaataatgtttacattttaatattatttttatgaatttgcaaaaatgtctaaacctattttcactttgtcagttTGGGGAattatgtgtagattggtgagaaaaataatgtaatacattttagaataaggctgtaatctaacaatgtggacaaagtcaaggggtctcaatactttccgaatgcactgtattcctATTAAACGGTTTCCACAATAAAGCCTAATAAAGCTTTAGTGTGTTTGATCTCCCTAAACATTGCTGTGGTTGTTTGGGGTATATTGCCTAAAGCCAATACCCAATAGCCATTCTGCCTTTGCTAGCAGTAACAGGATGAAGTTACTCAACATATCCCAGGGCAGGAATTTTGAAAGGGCTTTGAGGTCACAGCTTCCAATCCCATAACCCTATCATGTACTCAGTTGGTCAGCAGCACTGTGCTTCAGAGATTAAATAAATGAAGTGTCATGTTGATGTTAATTAAGCTTTGCATCACAATCATTGTCTTGGCAGCCTGCTTATTCACTACTGGACCGCAGAGGAATTCCAAGCACACAGACGACAGTGTGGAAGTCCCATAAAAGTCAAGCCCAAAGTTTACATTATAAACCCCACATGCCCCTCCAGTAGGGCTATATGAGTTATAAATGACCACAGTGTTCCATATGTCAGCACAACCAGCGTTGCAGTACGGTTGcctactatcatttgtttttagtCATTTTCAGGTAGGAGGTAGTGATGGACCTGAAAGCAACATGTTTTATTGTAGACCCACTAAAGAAAGCAAAGCAGATGAACAATTGAATACATTGTGGAAAAGGGTGTTGGGGCATTGTCTTGCATAAAATAGTGGTGACGACTACGCTGAGGACTGTGTGGCGTCTAGGAATGACACCACCTGTTGGAAGACAATGGGGATGTAGGGGGTGACACTTTCCCTCATTGTCGCCCACGATGAAATTGGAGAGGGGACTTTggatctctctctgtttgttccTTCATATGTTAGTGACACATGATATCTTAGACAGCCCTGGTCCGATTTTGAAGAAACTTAggtgaatgatgcgtcttgccGTAGAGATCCAGAATTTGCAAAATGACATTGATTGGCCCAAGGCAGGAGCTGAAGTAATTAGCTGAAATTTGTTAGTCACACGCACTGTCTCAATTGGCCCAAAGTTGGGCGCTGCATCATTCATGGGGGACtacatgtttactgttgccttgtttgTTAATTGTTTCTAACTATGATGTTATCTCCTGTGATtggcagagaaacagagagagctggCCAGGAAGGGATCAGTAAAAAATGGCACCGTGGGTAGCCCTGTCAACCAGCAACCCAAGAAGAACAACGTCATGGCAAGAACACGGTAACAAGCTCAAACGTTATGGTTTCCTCACCATGTTATTATTTTGGGGCATATACATGGAAAAGGACCAATGAGCACCAACGTGAACTTAATTGATCatatcaaattgggtgtcaaatgaaagctgagTCTGTATTTTCCGTCTTATAATTTAGCCATAGGTAAAAAGCTTTGATTTCTGggtaaacagatggaaaaggggatTTAGAAATCATCGACCAGAAAGTCTTAAATGGTATCAGAAATACACAAAACACATTTTATAAACCATTCATAATTAAACAGGGACTTTAGAAATGAGGGTCTGTGTGAATGATAAATTCAGACTCACTCTAGTTGATAAGCGTATGGGCCTGGTTCAGTCAAACCCACTAACAGGTGCCCTTCCCTTTGTCTGTAATCCTAGTCCCTCGGTGGATTAGCAGAGATGTGAAAGCAGCTCCCCCTACACCCAGAGCCCCAGATTATGTGCAGCACCCATTAGATTGGAGGCTGGCGATTTAGCCAAAAGCGCTCTATCCAGGCTAGGAGAGTACTAACCCCTGCTGTGGCTAACAGCTGCTGCTGAGGAGGAGGCTGGTTCATGCCATTTTATGATATCCCAGATTTGGCCCAGATTTAGCCACAGATCTGTTGTATTCAAGAGATCGGAGGAGAAACCCAGGAACCAGAATATCTTCATTTTGGCGCCACATAACTGAAACTGAGCTAACATTCAAGTTTACAATTTTGGGATATATTGCCCTTTTTATTGAAAACTTGAAAATGTTACTTTGAGGATCCCCATGACATTTTCACACACGTTTTGTGTCTTTTCTTCTACTCTCCTTTAGGTTGGTGGTGCCAAACAAAGGCTACTCCTCTTTAGACCAGACCAGCCCAGATGAGAAGCCCCTGGTAGCGCTGGATACAGACAGGTAACTGTGAATGTAATATTTCTCTGAATGGGATTTCAAAAGGGTGAGAAGAAGATATCCATCTCACATCTTGCCGATgtgtactctctttctctctgacactGGCGTCCAACAGACTTTTTCCAGACCTCCGCCTTCAGCCTTTCAAAGCTCAGTCACAGTGCGTAGGGGACTAACTACTTCTACTATTCAATACAGGCTGAAAGAGTAGCACATACCAGAAAAGAGTGATCCGACTCGGGGAAAGCAGGAAAAGTGTAACTGCTCTGTTGGCTGTTACAGCTCCGCTCTGAGCCTCCCTCTCTCGGCAAGCAGGCAGAGTCATTCCCAAATTTAGGGAAAATCCTCTCCCAGGGTGCCGGATTAGGGGGTTTGGGATTTGGACCGCCGGGAAAAGAGGCTCAGTGTCCTCCCTCCTTCAGTGCTCCCTGCCCAGCGTGTGATACAGatgggatgcgtcccaaatggcacccgtttCTACCCTTTTCCCTTCATAGTGTTCTGCTTTTTActaggtccctggtcaaaagtagtgcactatgaagggaatatggtgccatttggaacgaatACATGGGTCCTGTACCCTGTGTTGTTTTTCCATGACCTTTATCTGCCGATTTGCGCTTTTTGGCACCCATCACAACGATGAcgtcatgttctctctctctctctctcacactcacacacacacagagagagagacacttattTCAGCTTAAGCATGCACACTCACTTCCCCAATTATTCTCTTTCGGTTGTTCTCATTTGTCTCTCACACTTGCACTCAATTGCACTACCAttgttgttctctgtcacacacacacaattttgtATTATGTCATGTGCCCTTACTCGAAAACGCACACACAAGAAACACATGTATGAAAGTACTTGTGTTTATTGTCTTTGGGCATGTCTGATTTAGTTCAGCCTCATTAAGAAAAGGGCCAATCATTCCTGGAGTCAGGATCAATGGAACGTTCCAGATTGTCTCTGCTGGTTGTCTCTGTTAGAATAAATCAATCCTGCTGAAATGTCAGCTCCTTGTGGTGCCTAATTATCTGCTGGGGAGATGCCTGGAGATctagaatataacactgtgttTTTCATAAATCATTTTCTGGAAGGGAACACACTGAAATGCTGGGCAATGTTTTCAAAAGTATCCCGAAATGAGTTTACAGTTCCCTTTTTATTATCTAGAAATGTAAGCTCCATAGCACAATATTGTATTgattatttaacttttttttttactgtcccTATCAATGTTTGTGTTACGTCCTGGTGTTTGGGAGGTCTAGGTGTCAGACTAATCATCTCTTCTTGTTTCAGTGATGATGACTTTGACATGTCCAGATACTCTTCGTCTGGATACTCCTCAGCCGAGGTGAGATGTCTGAGGGACCAGGTATCTATGCACTACATACAGCTAATGTCACCATAAGCTGTCATAAGCACTGCATAACCTGTCATGTCACTTCCCTGCTTATGTCAATTCCCCATGGCTTCTATCCTGTAACCTGTATCTTTTCTCCTCTGATCACCATTCACTTTTGTAAATGTATAACTGGCGTTTCCATCAGTCGTGATTTATCCATACATTTCATCACCATACATTTCTATCCATGTGTTTGTCTATATGTGTTTAAGTAGTCATTTTATTTTTGTCTCACTTGAGTCTTTTTCTTTTTACATCATTACTTGGTGTTAGGTCTGCGACTATACAATGACTAGCACTTGCACGACCCATAGCATTTCTGTAGTCGCTTAGGTTTTACCTAAAACATTGTGACATTTCAAATCAATAATAACGTGTGTGGCTCTTTATTACAGtctattcggaaagtattcataccacttgactttttccacattttgttaagttacagccttattgtaaaattgaggggatttttttttttttatcaatctacacacaataccccataatgacaaagtgaaaacaggtttttagaaatttttgcaaatttattacaaataaaaaacagatacctaatttacgcaagtattcagacccttggctatgagacttgaaattgagctcaggtgcttcctgtttctattgatcatccttgatgtttctacaacttgattggagtccacgtgGTAaatttaaattgattggacatgatatggaaaggtacacacctgtctatataaggtcccacagttgacagtacatgtcagagcaaaaaccaagccatgaggtcgaaggaattgccgtAGAGCTCCGAGTCAAGGCACatatcttgggaagggtaccaacacatttctgcagcattgaaggtccccaagaacacagtggcctccattattcttaaatggaagaagtttggaaccaccaagactcttcctagagttggccacccggccaaactgagcaattgggggagaagggcattggtcaagGAGTTGACCAAgatcccaatggtcactctgatagagctccagagttcctctgtggagatggaagaaccttccagaaggacatccatctctgcagcactctaccaatcaggcctttatgatagtggccagacagaagccactcctcactaaaaggcacatgacagcccacttggagtttgccaaaaggcaactaaagaactctgactgagagaaacaacattctctggtcagattaaaccaagattgaacactttgacctgaatgccaaacgtcatgtctggtggaaacctggcaccatccctgtggtgaagcgtggtggcagcatcatcctgtggggatgtttttcagcggcatggactgggagactagtcaggattgagggaaagatgaatgaagcaaagtacagagagatcattgatgaaaacctgctccagagcgctcaggacctcagactggggcaaagctttaccttccaacagaacaaagaccctaagcacacagctaagacaacagaggagtggcttcgggacaagtctcaatgtccttgagtggcccagccaaagcccggacttgaacccgatagaacatctttggagagacctgaaaatatctgtgcagcgacgctccccttccaacctgacagagcttgagaggatctgcagagaagaatgagagaaactccccaaatacaggtgtgccaagcttgtagcgtcatacccaagaagaatcgatgctgtaaccgctgccaaaggtgtttcaacaaagtactgattaaaggttctgaatactcagtggggcaaaaaagtatttagtcagccaccaattgtgcaagttctcccacttaaaaagatgagagaggcctataattt
Coding sequences:
- the LOC129845122 gene encoding protein FAM219A isoform X4, whose translation is MNYKPSPLQVKIEKQRELARKGSVKNGTVGSPVNQQPKKNNVMARTRLVVPNKGYSSLDQTSPDEKPLVALDTDSDDDFDMSRYSSSGYSSAEVRCLRDQQINQDLNIQLLKDGYRLDEIPDDEDLDLIPPKSVNPTCMCCQATSSSACHIQ
- the LOC129845122 gene encoding protein FAM219A isoform X3 encodes the protein MDPAASSTSEADSDTREGETVAMNYKPSPLQVKIEKQRELARKGSVKNGTVGSPVNQQPKKNNVMARTRLVVPNKGYSSLDQTSPDEKPLVALDTDSDDDFDMSRYSSSGYSSAEVRCLRDQQINQDLNIQLLKDGYRLDEIPDDEDLDLIPPKSVNPTCMCCQATSSSACHIQ